TCGGCGCACTTCTGGTAGACATCGGAAAAAAGAATCACCTCTACGGAACCCTTCAAATCTTCAAGGGTTATAAAGGCCATGCGGGTCCCCTTTTTGGTGGTGATCACCCTTTGCTGGCTTACCATCCCCGCCAAGGTGACGGGGGTCTGGCCGGGAAGCTGACGGCAAAGGTGCGTATCGCTTGTCGCGATGCGGCGGATTTCGGCCTGATGGCTTTTTAACGGGTGGCCCGAAAAATAAAAACCGAGGGCCTCTTTTTCGCATGAAAGTTTTTCACTCTCGGTCCACGGCTTGAACGCAGGCCCGACCGGCCCGCCCAAAAGGCCGGAAGAAGATTGCATGAGCCCAAAAAGGCTTGTCTGCCCCGACTGCCTCTCTTCCTGCCTTTTTTGCGCCTGTTCCACCGCCGTGCCGATCATCTCAAAAAGGGCGCGGCGGTTCGGCTCCAACAAATCGAAGGCCCCGCACTTGATCAGCGACTCCAAAACCCGGCGGTTCACCTTCCGGGAATCGATCTCCCCGCAAAAATGGGAAAACGATTCAAACCGCCCCGCTTTTTCCCGGGCCGAGAGAATCGATTCAACGGCCCCCTCCCCCACATTTTTAACCGCCGCAAGGCCGTAGCGGATTTCGTCATTTCCGCCGCCGACGGCACCGGCCGGGCCTGTCACCGAAAAACAGGAATACCCTTCGTTGATATCCGGCGGCAAAACGCAGATTCCATGTTCCTTCAAGTCTTCAATATAATAAAGAATCCGGTCGGTATCGGCCATTTCGATGGTGAGGAGGGCCGCCATGTATTCGACGGTAAAATGGGTCTTGAGCCAGGCGGTCTGGTAGGAGACGAGGGCATAGGCGGCGCTGTGCGATTTGTTGAAGCCGTATTCGGCGAATTTGGCCATCAGGTCGAAAATTTTTTCCGCCTTGGCCCGCGGTATTTTGCGCTCCAGGCACCCCTGCAAGAAACGGATTTTTTGCGCCGCCATCTCCTGCGGCTTTTTCTTCCCCATGGCCCGACGCAGAATGTCGGCCTCTCCCAGCGAGTAGCCGGCCAGAACCGAGGCGATCCGCATCACCTGCTCCTGATAGACGATGACGCCGCAGGTATCTTCCAAAATCGGTTTTAAGTCGGGAAGATCGTAGACAATCGGGGTTTTGCCGTGCTTTCGGTTGATGAAATCGTCCACCATCCCCGAACCGAGGGGTCCGGGACGATAGAGAGCCACCAGGGCGATGATGTCCTCGAAGGTGGAAGGCTTGAACCGCACCATCAAATCCTTCATTCCCGCACTCTCGAGCTGGAACAGCCCCGCGGAATCCCCTTTTTGAATCAGCTCGTAGACCTTCGGATCGTTTAGCGGAATATCGAGAATATTGAGTGAAAGACCGCGGGTCCGTTTGATGATCTGCAGGGTGTTCCGGATGAGGGTGAGCGTTTTAAGGCCGAGAAAGTCGAACTTGATCAGCCCGATTTTTTCCACCGCCTTCATGTCAAAGCCGGTGACGATATCGTCGTTCCCTCCTTTGTAGAGCGGGAGAAACTCGGTGAGCGGCTTGTCGGAAATCACCACCCCGGCCGCATGCGTGGAGGCGTGGCGGTTCAATCCCTCCAGCCTCCGGGCGATTTCCATCAATCGTTTCATTTGCGGATCGGACTCGATCGAGGCTTTAAGCCGGGGCTCCTGTTTGACCGCCTCGTCCAGAGTGATGTTTATGGCATTGGGAACCAGTTTGGCGATTTTGTCGGCCTGTTCGTAGGGGATATCCATCACGCGGGCGACATCGCGAATGACCGCTCGGGCCTTCATTTTGCCGAAGGTGATGATCTGCGACACGTTCCCGTATTTTTTGGCGACGTATTTAAGAACTTCGTCGCGACCGTTCATGCAGAAGTCGATGTCGACGTCCGGCATGCTGATCCGCTCGGGATTCAAAAACCGTTCAAAGAGGAGATCGTAGGGGATCGGGTCGATATCGGTGATCTGGATGCAGTAGGCGGTCAACGATCCAGCGGCCGACCCCCTCCCCGGCCCCACCGGAATCCCGGTTTTTTTGGCGTAACGGATGAAGTCCGAAACGATCAGGAAGTAACCGGCAAAACCGGTTTTTTTGATCATGTCGAGCTCATACCGGAGCCGAGCCTCGTACTGACCCTTAAGCTCCGGCGACCCGGCATCCGTGACACCCCGATGCTTGAGTATCTCGGACCACCTGTCTTTCAACCCTTGGGCCGCCTCCTCTTCCAAATACTCGTCCAGTGTCTTTCCCGGCGGCGGGTCGAACCGGGGGAAATAGTAGTTTTTCAGATCGAACCTGAAATCCACCCGCTCGGCGATTTTTCCCGTCTGTTCCAGCGCCTCGGGACAGTATTCGAAATCGGCCTTCATCTCTTCGGCATTTTTGAAATAGTACCCGTCCGTGGAGAATTTAAGCCGATCATTGACCCCATGAAGCGTCGCCCCCGTTTGAATGCACAAAAGGGCCTCGAAGGCCTCCGCATCGTCGCGGGCGAGATAATGGCAGTTGTTGGTGGCCACAACGGGGATCCCTTCTTTTGTGGCGACATCGATCAACTCCAGATTGGCCGCATGCTGGCCTTCCACGCCGTTTTCCTGCAGTTCAACATAAAACCGGTCCGGAAAAATTTGCGCAAATTTTTGCATCTGTTCGCCCGCCAGGTCGTGACGGCCCTCGAACAGGGCATGATTGACCGGACTCCCCCATCCTCCGGAGAGACAGATAAGCCCCCCGTTATATTCTTTGAGAAGCGCCATATCGACGCGGGGCTTGTAGTAGAAGCCTTCGAGGCAACTGACGGTGAGGAGCCTGCACAAATTTTTATACCCCTGTTTGTCGAGAATGAGCAGAACGACCTGCCAGAGGTGGTCGATGCCCCTGCGGTGCTGTTTCAAGGTATGCTGGTCGTGTGACGGCAAAAAGACGGTACAACCGATAATCGGCTTGATCCCCTTTTTTTGCGCCTCGCTGAAAAA
The Deltaproteobacteria bacterium DNA segment above includes these coding regions:
- the dnaE gene encoding DNA polymerase III subunit alpha; its protein translation is MPFVHLHNHTEYSLLNGAIRIPDLVAKTRAFGMQAVAMTDYANIFGAVDFFSEAQKKGIKPIIGCTVFLPSHDQHTLKQHRRGIDHLWQVVLLILDKQGYKNLCRLLTVSCLEGFYYKPRVDMALLKEYNGGLICLSGGWGSPVNHALFEGRHDLAGEQMQKFAQIFPDRFYVELQENGVEGQHAANLELIDVATKEGIPVVATNNCHYLARDDAEAFEALLCIQTGATLHGVNDRLKFSTDGYYFKNAEEMKADFEYCPEALEQTGKIAERVDFRFDLKNYYFPRFDPPPGKTLDEYLEEEAAQGLKDRWSEILKHRGVTDAGSPELKGQYEARLRYELDMIKKTGFAGYFLIVSDFIRYAKKTGIPVGPGRGSAAGSLTAYCIQITDIDPIPYDLLFERFLNPERISMPDVDIDFCMNGRDEVLKYVAKKYGNVSQIITFGKMKARAVIRDVARVMDIPYEQADKIAKLVPNAINITLDEAVKQEPRLKASIESDPQMKRLMEIARRLEGLNRHASTHAAGVVISDKPLTEFLPLYKGGNDDIVTGFDMKAVEKIGLIKFDFLGLKTLTLIRNTLQIIKRTRGLSLNILDIPLNDPKVYELIQKGDSAGLFQLESAGMKDLMVRFKPSTFEDIIALVALYRPGPLGSGMVDDFINRKHGKTPIVYDLPDLKPILEDTCGVIVYQEQVMRIASVLAGYSLGEADILRRAMGKKKPQEMAAQKIRFLQGCLERKIPRAKAEKIFDLMAKFAEYGFNKSHSAAYALVSYQTAWLKTHFTVEYMAALLTIEMADTDRILYYIEDLKEHGICVLPPDINEGYSCFSVTGPAGAVGGGNDEIRYGLAAVKNVGEGAVESILSAREKAGRFESFSHFCGEIDSRKVNRRVLESLIKCGAFDLLEPNRRALFEMIGTAVEQAQKRQEERQSGQTSLFGLMQSSSGLLGGPVGPAFKPWTESEKLSCEKEALGFYFSGHPLKSHQAEIRRIATSDTHLCRQLPGQTPVTLAGMVSQQRVITTKKGTRMAFITLEDLKGSVEVILFSDVYQKCADILGEDKPLVITGAIDRTDEGVKIIAREGQLLTNYIGLKTQSVHFKIPSSLFTEDRIRDFQHILKERPGALKAFVHLILPGDTETVMELPEGIGMDDSEAFSARVNGLFEGKVVEYRQ